The Deltaproteobacteria bacterium region GCAGTGTCGATGTTGAGGCAAGAGATCACCAAGCTTGAGCAGGAAGTTGCCAAACGGCGCCGGGCGCTCGCGTTGTTAGCCGCGAGGACGGCGCCTGCGAAGAGCGGGGGCCCGGCGCCGAAGAAAAACCCTACAGTGAAAAAAGCAGCGCCTCGACCGGCGACCGGGGCGCCGTCCCTGGCGAGTCGCATTATGACCTATATGGGTGCGAACAAAACGAGGATGTTGAGCAGTGCACAAGTCGCCCAGGCGTTGGCTAGGTCAGACAAGTCGGTGACACGGGACAATGTGCAGCGCCGCCTGGGCGAGTTATACAAAGCGAAGAAGCTGCGACGGGAGGACGGACGGTATGGGGCAGCGTAGAAAAGCCTCGCTTCGGTAATAAGGAAAAACAGGAAAAAGGAGGGATTCTCATGGATACAACAGAACTGGCAAAACAGATCACAGTGCTGCATGACGTTGAGGCGATAAAGAAGCTCAAGGCCGAATACTGTGACGTTTGCGATGACGATCACAACCAGGACCGGATCGTCAGCATCTTCGCTGAGGATGGCATTTGGGAAGGGAAGGGGATTGGCACGGCGAAGGGGCACGTGGAACTGCGCAAACTATTCAAGAGCTTTGCCGACCGGATCAGCTTTTCCCAGCACAACGTCTTCAATCCCCGTATTGAAGTGAAGGGAAACGAGGCGCATGGGACGTGGTATTTCCTTGGGCCTTTTACCTTCCGTAAAGATAACAAGCAGCTATGGCTCGCAGCCCGGTATGAAGACGATTACATCAAGATCAACGGGACCTGGAAGTTTAAACATCTTCGCGCCTTCGGTCGTATGGCCGCGCCCTACGAAGTTGGATGGGCGGCGCGCGAGAAAGTGGACGTGTTTTCGAATTAGGCGTCGGCGCGCAGGACGTTGACGGCTGCGCTCTGAGACGCGGAGTCGTCGCCGGGGTACCGCAAGCCCGCACCCCGGCGCAATTCGCTTGGGGTCCTCGACTACCTGCCTGGAAACTTCGGCGCACGCTTCTCGACAAAGTGTGCGACCACTTCCTTAAAATCTTCGCTGTGTAGGCTCTCTACCACGTCTGGAATCGAGGCATACAGGGTGGCGCCGAAATCCAGGTTCTGCGCACGGAAAACCTGGTTCTTCATCACCCGCATCGAGCGCGGCGACACCATCGTCGCCATCTCTAGCGCGTAAGCGCGAACCTCAGACATAAACGAATCAGCGGGAAACACTTTGTTCACCAGGCCCATCTGCAGGGCTTCTTCGGCGGTGATCTTGCGAGCGGACATGAGCAGATCGAGCGCATTCGGAAGCCCAACAATGCGGGGGAGTATCCAGTCGATGCCATGCTCAGCGACCAAGCCACGCCGGGCGAATGCGGTGGTGAAGATCGCAGTCTTCGAGGCGAAGCGCAGATCAGCATACAAAGAGATGACCAGCCCAATGCCCGCTGTTGCACCGTTGAGCGCAGCGATAATCGGCTTGGGTACGGTGGGGAAATAGGTATGGCGATAGGAGAATGCTTGTGGCAATTCCAGGCCACCCTTAATCGGCCCCGACGCATACGCCTCTGCTCGTGTCGCCGCCAAGCGCTCGGTGACAGCGTTGCCTTTGCCACGGCTTTGACTGGCTTGATTCAAGTTGCCCATGTCGGCCCCTGAACAGAACCCTC contains the following coding sequences:
- a CDS encoding nuclear transport factor 2 family protein, with amino-acid sequence MDTTELAKQITVLHDVEAIKKLKAEYCDVCDDDHNQDRIVSIFAEDGIWEGKGIGTAKGHVELRKLFKSFADRISFSQHNVFNPRIEVKGNEAHGTWYFLGPFTFRKDNKQLWLAARYEDDYIKINGTWKFKHLRAFGRMAAPYEVGWAAREKVDVFSN
- a CDS encoding enoyl-CoA hydratase, coding for MPYEQIVYEVEDRIATVTLNRPDRLNAWTTVMEREVREAMTQATADDNVRVIILTGAGRGFCSGADMGNLNQASQSRGKGNAVTERLAATRAEAYASGPIKGGLELPQAFSYRHTYFPTVPKPIIAALNGATAGIGLVISLYADLRFASKTAIFTTAFARRGLVAEHGIDWILPRIVGLPNALDLLMSARKITAEEALQMGLVNKVFPADSFMSEVRAYALEMATMVSPRSMRVMKNQVFRAQNLDFGATLYASIPDVVESLHSEDFKEVVAHFVEKRAPKFPGR